GACAAAGAGTATTTTCTCTTTCTCCGCCGAAAGCTTAAGAGGAAACatttagatgatgatgatgatgatgaacactgctcgttatttaaaaaaactaaggCTTTTTCGCGGTTGAAAGGTAGTTTTATGCGTTCACTAGATAggtactgatgatgatgattatggttattatgatgatgatgattcaaaaAAGTCATGATCTCTTTTGAGAGATGATggaataagatttttttgttccttttactgataaagattttgtttaatCTAAATCTTGAAAGAATACTTTTGGTGTTATTAGGACATAGAAAGTACCAAAAGTTTTGAAATCTCTGCAATTGTTTCTTGAGATTCCCCTACTGGGATAggacaacaaacaaagaaacttaACATCGAGTTGggaatatataattaaagattGATATCCCCACAGTACAGTGTTTAGTATTTCGTACATGACTCGAGATCCTCTTGGACAGAAGGATGGCAGTTAGTGCCAGTTTACAGTTTAAAATCAGCCAATAATGTTAAAGCAAAACATCTCAaataagagaggaagaagacaaagctATTAAAAAAGAGACCAACTTGTGGGACTTTGGAGCTAAAATGGGTCCTCGAAAGATTTGCAACTGGCATTGATTCGTGGGTCCAAACTCCAAAGTCGGTGACAGTGTAAATAAATTGAAGGAAGGTTCGTTGTAGCTCACCACAGTTTCACTTTACTTGAAGATGACGATTTTATGGTCCATCCCTCTCATGTCCTACTCACCACCACGACCACACACACTTGTCACGTGACAGTGTCGTCACGGTAACTTAGACAGAGGCGTGTGGCTTTCACGCGCAGGTAAAGTACCTCTCTTCTGGGGCCAATCCAGATCCTACTACGGAGGTGAAGTATCgcttttgaattttgatgcAGCAGTTCTCGCTGGGTCAGTCGACactggaaaataaaattatattattgggCTTAATGAAAGCCCAAGAACGAAATTAGGGTCCAGCGAAACATTAGTCTTTGACCTGTGTATACCAAAGAAGCAGTAGACTAGAAAGAGTCGAGAGACCAGACAGGGAAGACAGACacgttgtgacttgtgagataTGCTATCAGATTTCAATACAATTTAGTTCTAAGTGGGTCAATTTGAAGCAGAGACAAAGTGTAAAGTGGAGTTCTTTGCACTTTAACAAGTATTATAAGCCACTGAGTTTTGGTAACAATTGTTGACTGCATAATGATCTTAACACAACCTATGAGGCGAGCCTTGGCTACTAATAAAATCGGGAACTGACCAAAATCATGGAGGATCTGACAATGTTCTCCGATGTACTCATCCTAGCAAGAGCAGTTTGGCAAGAAAGATGTTAGCAGAACCAATATGCCAAGCATGTTCCTTAGGGTCAGATATTTATGTTCTTTCAAAAGATAAAGATTGAAGCACCGTAGGAAGAAACAGAGTTAACCTTAGAACAGTTTATTGTCTCAAAAAATGTGAACTTTCTAAGACTAAAAGAAATCATCAAAGTTGCTGCATATGCAAACCAAAAAGAACTGCTGAAAATTTTGTCCTTTAAGACTAATCAGAAATGATCATAAGTTTATAGCACAGATTTGACATACTAATGAGTAATGAACAAACACTGGCACactcaaatacaaaaaaaaaccgcaactttgattttgatgatggaTCACCCAATATAGGAAACTTAACCAGTAATCATAGTACCAGCTCCTTCACCAGACATAATCTCATGAAGCAGAGAATGTTGTCTCCTTCCATCAATAATACTCGCAGTCTTAACTCCCTGAGCAAGAGACCTAATACAACACTTCACCTTAGGGATCCTCCCACCAGCAACTTTACCATcttcaatcatcttcttcactcctTTTATATCAATCTCCTTCACCAAACTACTCGGATCCTCTTTATCCTCCAAGATCCCAGCCACATCAGTCAGCAGAATCAATTTCTCAGCTCCAAGCGCAGCAGCGAGCTCTCCAGCAACCGTATCTGCATTGATGTTGTAAGCTTGACCAGAGTCATCAGCAGCAACAGAAGCAATCACTGGAATGTAACCGGAATCAACAAGAGGACGCAGTACAGAGGGATCAACTCTCGCAACTTCACCAACGAAACCCAATTGAGCTGAATTGGGAACAGGTCTCGCAGTGAGAAGACGACCGTCGTGTCCTGATAACCCCACAGCGGTAGCTCCGGCGGCGTTAATAAGCGAAACAAGATTCTTATTAACCTTTCCGACTAAAACCATTGATACGATCTCCATCGTTGTGGCGTCGGTCACACGAAGCCCGTCGCGAAACTCAGCTGGGATGTTGAGTTGTTTCAAGTAACGGTTAATATCAGGACCTCCACCGTGAACAAGGATCGGACGAAGACCAACGCACGCGAGTAGAACGAGATCGCTTACGACTGATGATTTAAGCTCCGGCGAAGTCATTGCCGCGCCGCCGTATTTGACAACTATGGTTTTCCCTCGGAATTTTTGGATAAAGGGTAAAGATTCGGAGAGGATCTCGACTCTGTAATCCGGTGAAGGAGCATTTGAGGTTGCGATTGAAGGCGGTGATGATACGGAGGAAGCGTTTACTGATAAACCTAGACGGTGATGGTGATGGTTCTTGCGAGGTGGATAGTTGAGTGATGGTGATTTGGTCGGGATCAGAGATTTGAGAGGATTAGAGAAAGATAAGGAGAAGGGTTTCGGTGAAGCATTGGATGTGACGGTGGCCATTTCTGAACCTtaccggaggaggaggaagaagcggCGGCGAATTAGCTGAAGTGAGATGATCTCTCAGATCTTGTTCGAcgagtttttttgttaaataacgAATGAACCAATGATTAGTGTCCACGTGGTGCGTAGACACAAAGACGCTGTCCGAGCCCTAagtttatttttggaattatgCATAAAACGACAACGTCGGTTTGTTTGCTTCATTCGTCGTCTCCGATAGACTGAGAGAGAGTAATTTTTAGTCTGTAAGAAATTAAAGAATCGGGAATTGTCGATTATACTGAGTGAGATGGAGCGATTGGAAGAGGAATTGATACGAAGATCAGAACCGGAGTCTCTAGTCTCCGTTACTCTAGGTAGGTTCATGAGTACGATTCTCTCGGCTCGCCCTAAAAAGCTACGGGAGTCTATTTCACGTCTTACTCCTGATTCTCAGAAGGGTACCTCAGGTTAGtagttttcaatttgtttttttgtgtgtgtttatgttGCTTTCTTATTTTATGGATTTGAGATATGTCTGTTTTCGATTTCTGCTGTTAGGCTCTATCGATGAGGCACTCTGGTTTTTGGAAAAGTTCGTTAGAGACGTTGCTGAGAGAGACGAGGCCATGGGTGAAATTCTCGTACCCATTATCGAACATGTATGCATAATCTTAAAACCCTTTCAAATAACCTTGCTTGATTTGATTGTTGGAATGTCCCGGTCTTTTATATGTTCTTATGTGTTTGTAGACATTAAGGTTTAAGGATTCTAAATATGGTAACTCAGCTATGATACTTCTACATTGGCTGTTTCAAGATGAGGTTCTCTTTCAAGCCGTTTCGAGACATCTTTCGAGAATCATTTTGACGAACGAGGATAGGTTTTTAGCTCTTGGATGGTGTTTGCTTATCCGAAGTCTAGTCGAATGCGAGGATACTGGAGATCAATGTTTTTGGCATGGTGAGCATTATAATCATCCTTGTTGCTATCTCTCCTGATGGAAATAAACGTTCTCCTTATTGATGTACTTGTATAATTTTCTTCGTTGACAGGAATTAGGGAGAAACATTCTATGTTTGTGGAGATTGTTTCATCTTGTGTGCCTCAATTGTTGACGATTGTATGCAGTGGAAGGTATAAAGATCATCTCATGTTCTCTATGGAGCAAGTTTCTACACTTAAATACATAGTCATTTTTTCACATAGTGCTGAGCTGTTATTTTGTTTAGCATTTTGCAGGATGGATACGAGGTGCCATCTCGTCTTTCTGTTTCAGCTGCTGATTGCTTGCTGTCAATTAGTAACGCCTTAGCAAAGAGGGATAATACTCTGGCCAATAGACCGAAGCCATCAACTATTTCGGGGTCTCATCCACCGGTTGCTTTGATATCTAATATTAGCGAGAAGGAAAAAAAGCAGAGTTTTCTACCTGAAGATTCAAACATTAAGGCAAATTGTATACTGTGGAACCACTTGGAGGAGCTGATGCGCCTTGTACAATGTCTTTTTTCTGTATGTTCACTGATccatttctatattttgaatTGATAAGTTATCTATGATTTGAGTTGAGTAATATTGACAAAAAACTGCTTCCAGTGGAACAGAAAAACTCGACCACTGCATGCAAAGGGGTTAAGTCAAGTGCTGAAGTGGTTAGAGGAGTTAAAAGAGCATCATGGTGGCTCCCCAGGGGAGGCAGGTCTTTGAGTGAATGCCACctgtcctttttcttttctgtttctatTTCCGATTCTTGCTtatcaattttttattgttttataccTGGAATTCAGGCACAGAGGCATCTGTGGGTGGATGTCTACTGCTCTCTTCTTGTTGGAAGCATTACAGTGTCTTGCTCCACATGGAAGATCAAAAGTTCTCAAAGATTAGTAAGGAATTGTTGGAGCAATATTTGTCTGGCATTAAGGTCAGATATAATCGACaatctttttggttaaaagttTTGTGATAGGAAAAATTATGTCATACAGTAACATTTTACTACATATGGGATTCTATTGTGTCCGTAACTGAATATGCTGCATATGTTTAAGTTCCCTGAGCCATTTTTGTCTAAGAATAAATAGATTTTATGCCATTGCCATCTCTAGCTTctacttcttttctttgttaagAAGATAGAAAATAAGCAATAGTAGTAGAGTCTGCTTGGAATTTGTCTGCATGGTGTATGCTTAAGATTATTTGCTGTGGAGTCTTTTATTACACGCGGTTAACGTATATAAGATACAGAGAGAGAAGTTGTAGATGTTATATTGGTTAAGGGCTGCTTATTACCTTTCTGTTTAAGTGTTTTCCAATTTGATGCGGTTTGTAAGAATCTCATAGCATTAATATGATGCAGTACTGGTTTTAATGCTTCTAGCTTTCTGCTCTTTCTCTTAAAATGTTTTGCTAATTTATTGGGCCATCAGGAAGCTAATAAGTAGTAATGATAAAATGATGCAGTACTATTCAACAAGCTATCCTCAGGGATGTTCTGACACCAAGATTGGTGGTATAGAGACACAAAAGTTTTTCCTAAACTGTTTATGCCTTTTGTTGGGCTGCTTCGAGGGAAAGAAATTTGAGAGCATACTATCAGAGTATGGAATGAAGCTTGTGCCTTGTCTTCTAGATCAGGTATCTTTCACCATTTTTTATTGAATAGGGAGTGATGGCACGCTTTACATGAATTTCTCTTGCAGTTATATAGTTATGCACTTATGCTAGAAGCCTAGAATTCATTTTTTCATATTGAATTTACTGACTCTCTACTCATAATGAAACTCATAATTTTGGTTCTGTAGCTTCTGCTCAATTGCTGCTGCTATGATTATAACATATCCTAATACATTTAATCTTGAcagagagtatatatataatacccTTGTTTTCATCTCAGTACTTACATTCTTCTCTGCTTTCGAAGCTTCGCAGTAACAACGAAGAGATATCAGAAGACGTTGTTGCTATACTTAAGGCAGTTATCTTCAAGCTACAATCACAGTCTGGAGACGGCTTCTCTGACACAATGTGCATGGACGTTGTGATACCAtctctgcttcatcttcttgatGAAAGGGATGGTGCGGCCAAAGCTGTTAGTGTCCTCCTCGCAGACTATTGTTCGAAGTATGTCTATCCTTGCTTTCCTTTTGATGCTTATTCATGAAAGTAGCTTTCTAGTTACTAGTTATGGTTCGTAGTTTTTGTTCTAACTTAAAGAAACATTCACCAGAAATGCAGATAATAGCTGTCTCAGTGAAATTCTACAACGCCTTGTTTCTGGAACTACTGTGCAAAGGCTGAATTCTATGGATGTGATATCAGAAGTAATCCTTATGTCAAAAGATTCATTTCCTTCTCATATACCCTGGTATACAATCGTTTATGTTTTTCGTCTCAAATTTCTATTTCTAGCTTTTCCGCATCTTCTTCAGTTCCTTAACTTTATTTACATTCTCGACCCTTAGAAGTCAGAACTCATTTTTTGGACTTCTTTCAGGAAAGAGATCGTGAACTGCTTGTTAAAGTGCCTTGGAGACGAGGAAACTTATATCTGTAAACAAACTTCAGAGTTGTTGAAGTCAATTGGTTGgtcttccttttatttttctatgtcaTTCCTTTGGAAGCTTTTGTTTGTGGCCATTATCAATTTCTGGTATTGGGCGTCTTATGTCTCCTATGACCTCtaaatctttcttctcttcattttATTAGTTGAATATCATAAAGTTTGCTGTAAATAATTAGTGTTTGGAAAAAGGAAGATTTATGTAAATTATCTATTATTTAGATGAGGAAAACTTTTAAAGATCCCAATTTAGGGGGTCCAAGACTTGTTATTCCATATCTCGATAGCACTTTTAGTTCATATATGATAACATTTATTTCCACTTTCTTATAGAATTAAGCCATCAATTGaatgatttttggttttcttcttccagAGCCATCTTTTGTGCTACCAGATTTAGTAACCCTCATTTATGCACCCAATGGCAAAGTATCAGCTGCCGAAACCTTGCTTGGGCTCTTGAAACATCACAAGGAGGATTCTGATGTTATATGTATGTTGCTGACCTGTCTTAGGTATCATGCTTtgtctctttttctcctttccCTCATGTATTCatagttgtttgtttatttccaTTTACCCCAAACTCACAGGATTCGTAGTTAAGTGTTGCATTGTTTCACGTTAAAACTCAAAAGGCCTTTCTGATTCTGATCTCCATTTTTCTCTTCAAGTAATATTCAAGCTTTGGATACTTCAGAGAGTAATGGACATTCCACTGAAGGTATATGCTTCTATCTCATTACCATAGGCCACCTGCTATACATAATTTGTGATAAATCTTCATTTTGTTATTCTCCATCTCGtggtaaacatttttttgtataaaaatatttcaacatTTCAAATGTAATCTGGATAAGAAATATGCTGGATTATGAAACTTGAAAGTTGTAAATATTTACTACTCTGGCTGAATTACAAACTGGGCAcgatcaagttttttttggcaagagcacgctcatcatcttcttttcctgTTACAGGCTCAACTTTTGACAGCGATCGAGTGCTAAAGCTGATTCCAGAGTGGGCTAGCACTGTAAGTACAAGAATACGTCATGCTCGTTAAATTAGTTGCTATCTTTGAAATGAGTCCGTTTTAGTTTCTTAAGTGCCTAACCTTAAGTGATAACTCAACTTTTTAGTCTCAACCTTCAGTACAAACTTATTTAGGCATTGGTCGTTCCTTTTTTCCCTTCCAAGTACTATTACCTTTTATCTAACtattttcttgtgtgtgtggTGTGAAACTATTCGCATAGAAATGACCAAAGCTTGTCCCAGCTATAATTAGGATAAAAAATGTGACTTCCTTCAACTATAGAATTGATGTATTTGAAAATTTCTGCTTGTTGGCTGAAATCAAATTCTTACAGGTGCAAAACTGGGGGTCACTGATTAAACCTTTTCTTGACAAGATGTTCATGGAGCCATCCAATGCCATCATGGTTAGGTTTCTTAGTTGCATCAGTGAATATTTGGCAGATACGTCGAACATGGTCCTTCTGCATGTACTATCACATATGAAGGAGCAAAAAAAGTAAGTAAAGTTCTCTAAAAATTTGAACAACTCAAATAAAGCTATTTGTGCACCATAATTGTGATTTCTGTGCTAAGAAAATCTTTTAACAACTtccaaaattatgaaatattgaTTGCCGATAATGTGATTTCTAATGTAGGGTGGATGAGAGCTTCATATCCAGATCAGTTGACAAAAGTAAATCGGAGATGTCTCTATTTGACCATCTTTGCCCACTGCTTATATTAAGGCTGCTTCCccaaagagtttttgatgatattgACTCCTCTACAATTTATGGTAAATTCCACAGCGGAGACTCTGTGAATGGTAAGTATGCTTATTCTTTTAATTCTCTTTCCTTGTAAGAGTGGATGTTTATCATAAGGTCGTTTGACTCTTATTGTCAGTTAGATTCAACGCTTTAGCTATATTTTCGATAATTTTCCCTAAGCGGCATGATCCAGAGTAGATACTGACGATCTTAGACTTGATTCACCCACTTCTGTCTCTTGTCATGTAATATATCAGACTATCAAGACATCAAGTTTGAGGATTGTCAATGCATTGCCGCTTTCATTTTAGAAAGGTTATTTTACTCTCAGTGATCATCAAAGGCCATCTATTTTAATACTTCTTTTATATCTACCGAACTAACTCTACTAATACAGGGCATTTTCTAAGTTCGAATATGAAGAAGTTCGGAAACTCTCTGCTGAGCTATGTGGACGTATCCATCCCCAGGTGCGAACTGGCTTCCTTCTTCGACTTTGTATTGCTGGTTATTCTTTGtgtaaatgtttatatatgttataagcCTTTGTTTGAAAGGTAATTTTTATATACCAAGAAACAAGTGTAAATGCTCATTAATAAGTTTCCTCTCAAGGTCACAGCTATCTGTGTGAGAAATTTATGAGAAAGCAAAGCACATGCAAAATTTTCTCCTGTCATAAGGGCTTGGCTGAAATTTTCCAAATGCTCGACTTCAGTTTTACTTATACAATAGTCTTGCCCACTCTTCATCATCCTTATTTGTGATATGCCGGCACTTTTATTCAACAGGTGCTGTTTCCAACTGTTTTGTTGCAACTTGAAATGGCTACAGAGCTACAAGACAGCATCAAGATTAAAGCTTGCCTATTTTCTATTTGCACTTCCCTTGTGGTAATTTTTCATCTTTCGTGACATATTCAATGATCCCTGTTGCCACTTGTTCGATGCACTATCAATTGGATTATTTTTGTACGTTATAAGTTCTTCGTCACTTGCAGGTTCGAGGCTGGGAGTCTTTCTCACACAGTGTAACACCTAAGATCAGAAAAGTCCTGGAAAATATTATGTTATGGCCTTCTGTTGAAGATGAAAGTAAGACACCGTCTAGTGGCTATTGATTTATATCTCAAGCACTGTTACCTTTCACTTCCTCACTTCATGGCTGCTATATTTCCTTTCAGTTTCCAAGGTACAACACGGGTGCATTGATTGTCTGGCACTGATGATATCTGCTGAACTGCAACATTTAAAATCTTCGAAAACATTTGGAGGAGAAAAAATACGTAGGACAGGGAAGGACATTTCTGGTTAGTATTGATGTTGTCGAACAATAACTCTTCCAGACTTGTCTTGTGTATAAATTGTATCCTGATCTGTAGGTGTTGATACATCAGGTAATTCTGTCCTAGATTACACGATCCATTGTTTAATAGAAGACAGAAGTAACTGCTCTTCTATCCCAAAGATGACTACTGAAAACCTAACTGGTGAGAGTCCTCTTCCTATTTCATTTCGTCTATGCATGGCGAACGTAATCATCAGTGCTTGTCAAAAAATCCCTGAGTCTTCAAAGAAGACTTTTGCTCTAAAAGCTCTTCCGCCTCTTATTCATTCTCTCAAGGTACTTTTGACTGCTTgcactcatttcaaatttggctaaatttggttgtattttgttttgtttacaacAAAATATTCGGATTTTTGTGCAGGTCATATCTGTACCTGAGGTCCGTGTAGCTTGTATCCAGGTCTTATTCTCGGCCATGTACCATCTGAAGTCCACACTGCTTCCTGTTTCATCTGAACTACTGAAACTCTCCCTGAGATTTCTTGAACACGGATCCGAAAAGGTACTAGAAATCTTTCGAACTTATATCTCACATGTGTACAATCGTATGGAAGTAGACAATGTGCTTTACTTTTAGAATTGATACTTCGTTTCTCAAGTGACTACTGTCGACATATCAGAATCAGACAATTCCATATCTAGAACTATCGGCATCTGTCTATAAATAAATAGCTGAACTCGAGTGTTAATATCCGCCTTGGATTTTAAGCTTATGCGGAAGTCAAATGTGTAGGAAAAGCTGGCTGGCGCTAAACTGATGGCATCATTGATGGCGAGTGAAGACGTGATACTGGAAAACATTTCAAAGGGATTGCTTGAAGCAAGATCAGTTCTGTCCAAAGCATCACTTTCAGATCCTTCTCGAGACGTACGTGAAGTTTGTGCTAAGCTATTGGCATGCATAACGCCGTCGTAAAGCCATTTGTCATCTTTATTTTTGTCACTCATGGTTTGTTTTCACGTGCCAATTGAGTCGGTATGTAGATATCTGGTAGCAAACGATGGCCTAACATAGAAATTCTAAATATTGTGTCATATGCAAAGAAGAAATTCTAAACATTTTGTCGTGTTTTCTGAAACTACAACTTGGCTTTGCCAAACAACAAGTCGACACATGTCTTCTAACTTAACAGATGGCGTACAGTTGCAGTGACCTTTCCGAAAGAAAGTGACAAGGGAACAAACAATTATGTGCAATAGTATAAGACAGAATCAAACTATAGATATAAAACTCTACAATTGGGAAGGACATTATTGATTGAGAACTGGAGAGAGATGGGATTAAAAAAGATACCTTGATAAACCGAAAAAGGTCAGAAGGTTCATACAGATAATACATTACTAAAGCTATTTGATTCGCACATACCTTCCAATTACTACAACTATTAACTAAAGAACATAAACGCATAGATGACATGCCCTATTGTTTTTACCTACTCCTTGTCTCATTGTTTACTCTCttatactcttctcttcttcttttgtcttcatCTTCACTGATATATCTCTCATTTCTTCTCCCTACTCAAACCATCATCATACCTCTTCCCCGATGTTGTGATGCTGCCCTTCCTTTTGACAGCAGGAGCAGCGACTCTTGATTTCAGAAATGCTTGACTTGAGTTGCTTTGCATCGTTAAGACTAAGATCCTCTACATAGTCAACAATGCCATAAACTACACCACGTTTCTCAACTGTTGCATCAAACTTAGCTCCAAAACCTTGGATTTCAACACATTGGAGAGTGTTCTTTACGGGATTGAAGTAGAATGCATAGTCTGGGTCACATGTATACTTCATACACAAAACAATATCACCTGTAGCCGCCACTCCAGCAACTTTAAATTCGCAGGAATCAAGGACTTCATTCTGCGGCAGAGTGTAGACATATTTAACCCATTCCTGTGTCTTGATATCCTCTAGAGCCCACATACACAACTCAACGGTACGTTTTCCATCAGCGTAAGCACATTTGCAATTAATCGCACCTAACTTACCCTTGGAATTGACCAAACTCAATTCACTAGGATGCTCTACATGATCATCAAGGCATGATGCGTCAATAAACTCCATCTcctcagacctaacatcaaagcgAACTATCACAAAAGACGGTTCAATATACGTTTTAGCTAagtaatacaaaaccccattgatgcatatccctGCATTGGAACAACGATGATACAGATGATACAGATCAACAGAGACATCCTCCGTATCCCTCCACTCGGGTTCTCCAGATTCTACAGTTAGAACGCTATGAAAATCCAAAACCTTGAATGCTCATCAATGGGATCAAAACCTAAAAAGCCTCGAGACCTACTGTACTTCCTGATTGGTAAGTCATCATACATTCCGGTGATAGGGTTACACATCAAAGGCTTCTCCTCATCAACGATCCGCACAAAAGGGAAATAGATCAAACCTGAGGCATAGCTACAAATGTATTGGCAAACGTCTCCTACGAACTTGGTATGGTATTCCAAAGGGTTGTGAATGAGTGAAGCCCATTTCTTCATTGGTGTATTACAACTAAACGCCGTCGTATAAACTCATTTTGTCATCTTTCGTTTATTTTCGTCACTTTTGGTTTGTGCTCACGTGCCAATGAAGTTGCTAATTGCTAGTAATGTAGTTAGATACTGTAAGTGGTAACAAAACTTGTATGAATTTTCATAGGAATTGCTAAATACTTTTGGTAATGAATATGTCAATAATGAGATATTCTTTAGGCTTATCAGTCCTTTTTCCTTTACATTAAtccattgtttatttttaactgAAAGTATTACTTTGTAAAATTTGGCTAATTCTGTTTATAAAGTTcttattgattttgatttaaaaaacttttggtTCGGTGACTAGGTgtaatttgtgttattttgggtgaatgtttttttcttgaaacaGAATaaattgccttttttttttttgctttatagaTTTGTTCAATTATGGTttatggatttaaaaaaaaaatggaattagGGTACAATGTGGTGAGTTAAATGTGATCGTAAGAGAGGACAGAAGCATGGGATAATGATGAAGGGAGCGGCGCTTAAATCTGAAAATCTCGAGAATGGAAACACACAACACGTCACTTCACTCTCTCACGATCGAACATGTGATTCTTGTGTGCTGCGACGACTCGTGACTCTtgcctctcttttctctcatgTCTCTCCTCCGGATCCTCCTAGGaaagaaggaaacaacaaaaagataaagataaaaaatCGTTAAAAGCTTTAAAGCTTTAAAGTGTTGTCTCAAGAAAAAGGAATTAttggaaccaaaaaaacactTCGAATGGTGTCGTGCTTTCATACCAAACAAGattgaaataaatcaaattcatttacttttttaaaaataaaatataaattgatcGATCATTTGTttaaactatgatatatattaagaaattagtagtttttttttcgtctagtactaatattttttggttaatatctACTCAAAGTTTACAAAGATTTGCCTAGCGTAAACCAACagattaataaacaaacaaaccgaGTTGTTTGTGATAGTCAAGTTTAATGAAACATTAATGGGATTACCATGTGTGTGAAACtgttttaacttcttctttaagCTATCATCAAAATTGTGTTATAAGTCAGCACTAGAACTGTTTGGAATGTAGCCATGTAGGGGACATCTAGAAATAGGAAT
The Camelina sativa cultivar DH55 chromosome 6, Cs, whole genome shotgun sequence genome window above contains:
- the LOC104792046 gene encoding uncharacterized protein LOC104792046 isoform X2; the protein is MERLEEELIRRSEPESLVSVTLGRFMSTILSARPKKLRESISRLTPDSQKGTSGSIDEALWFLEKFVRDVAERDEAMGEILVPIIEHTLRFKDSKYGNSAMILLHWLFQDEVLFQAVSRHLSRIILTNEDRFLALGWCLLIRSLVECEDTGDQCFWHGIREKHSMFVEIVSSCVPQLLTIVCSGSILQDGYEVPSRLSVSAADCLLSISNALAKRDNTLANRPKPSTISGSHPPVALISNISEKEKKQSFLPEDSNIKANCILWNHLEELMRLVQCLFSWNRKTRPLHAKGLSQVLKWLEELKEHHGGSPGEAGTEASVGGCLLLSSCWKHYSVLLHMEDQKFSKISKELLEQYLSGIKYYSTSYPQGCSDTKIGGIETQKFFLNCLCLLLGCFEGKKFESILSEYGMKLVPCLLDQLRSNNEEISEDVVAILKAVIFKLQSQSGDGFSDTMCMDVVIPSLLHLLDERDGAAKAVSVLLADYCSKNADNSCLSEILQRLVSGTTVQRLNSMDVISEVILMSKDSFPSHIPWKEIVNCLLKCLGDEETYICKQTSELLKSIEPSFVLPDLVTLIYAPNGKVSAAETLLGLLKHHKEDSDVICMLLTCLSNIQALDTSESNGHSTEGSTFDSDRVLKLIPEWASTVQNWGSLIKPFLDKMFMEPSNAIMVRFLSCISEYLADTSNMVLLHVLSHMKEQKKVDESFISRSVDKSKSEMSLFDHLCPLLILRLLPQRVFDDIDSSTIYGKFHSGDSVNDYQDIKFEDCQCIAAFILERAFSKFEYEEVRKLSAELCGRIHPQVLFPTVLLQLEMATELQDSIKIKACLFSICTSLVVRGWESFSHSVTPKIRKVLENIMLWPSVEDEISKVQHGCIDCLALMISAELQHLKSSKTFGGEKIRRTGKDISGNSVLDYTIHCLIEDRSNCSSIPKMTTENLTGESPLPISFRLCMANVIISACQKIPESSKKTFALKALPPLIHSLKVISVPEVRVACIQVLFSAMYHLKSTLLPVSSELLKLSLRFLEHGSEKEKLAGAKLMASLMASEDVILENISKGLLEARSVLSKASLSDPSRDVREVCAKLLACITPS
- the LOC104792046 gene encoding uncharacterized protein LOC104792046 isoform X1 gives rise to the protein MERLEEELIRRSEPESLVSVTLGRFMSTILSARPKKLRESISRLTPDSQKGTSGSIDEALWFLEKFVRDVAERDEAMGEILVPIIEHTLRFKDSKYGNSAMILLHWLFQDEVLFQAVSRHLSRIILTNEDRFLALGWCLLIRSLVECEDTGDQCFWHGIREKHSMFVEIVSSCVPQLLTIVCSGSILQDGYEVPSRLSVSAADCLLSISNALAKRDNTLANRPKPSTISGSHPPVALISNISEKEKKQSFLPEDSNIKANCILWNHLEELMRLVQCLFSWNRKTRPLHAKGLSQVLKWLEELKEHHGGSPGEAGTEASVGGCLLLSSCWKHYSVLLHMEDQKFSKISKELLEQYLSGIKYYSTSYPQGCSDTKIGGIETQKFFLNCLCLLLGCFEGKKFESILSEYGMKLVPCLLDQLRSNNEEISEDVVAILKAVIFKLQSQSGDGFSDTMCMDVVIPSLLHLLDERDGAAKAVSVLLADYCSKNADNSCLSEILQRLVSGTTVQRLNSMDVISEVILMSKDSFPSHIPWKEIVNCLLKCLGDEETYICKQTSELLKSIEPSFVLPDLVTLIYAPNGKVSAAETLLGLLKHHKEDSDVICMLLTCLSNIQALDTSESNGHSTEGSTFDSDRVLKLIPEWASTVQNWGSLIKPFLDKMFMEPSNAIMVRFLSCISEYLADTSNMVLLHVLSHMKEQKKVDESFISRSVDKSKSEMSLFDHLCPLLILRLLPQRVFDDIDSSTIYGKFHSGDSVNDYQDIKFEDCQCIAAFILERAFSKFEYEEVRKLSAELCGRIHPQVLFPTVLLQLEMATELQDSIKIKACLFSICTSLVVRGWESFSHSVTPKIRKVLENIMLWPSVEDEISKVQHGCIDCLALMISAELQHLKSSKTFGGEKIRRTGKDISGVDTSGNSVLDYTIHCLIEDRSNCSSIPKMTTENLTGESPLPISFRLCMANVIISACQKIPESSKKTFALKALPPLIHSLKVISVPEVRVACIQVLFSAMYHLKSTLLPVSSELLKLSLRFLEHGSEKEKLAGAKLMASLMASEDVILENISKGLLEARSVLSKASLSDPSRDVREVCAKLLACITPS